The Candidatus Bathyarchaeota archaeon DNA window GGGGGAGAAGGATTTCTGCCAGAGGAAGCAAAGCCTGATCTGCGAGAGTTGACATCTCAACAAGATGTTGCTTTCCACTTACTCTACTGCTTTAGGTCGGATCAAGTTGCTGAGAACAATCGTGAGTTACTGCCACTGATATTTGGTAAGTGGGGTCATCTTAAAAGCGCTCACGCAACAGTTGAGGTTTTTTCCAGCATGTTAGATGTTGCTCACGTTACATTGGCAGACTATTATAGCTCCAAATGGCCAAGCAGAAGGCAGTCGAGCCTGCACAGGCTTTTCGCTTTCAAAGTTTACTATAACATTTTGAAAGGCTCAGTGTTCGAATATCGCCCTAAGGAACTGGAAGATTACGACTCATTTGATTATCAAGGTATGATTCAGCAAAAGGCAATAGCGATATTCCGGAATGACCGCCAACTCACAGCTCTCTTCAAGCAAATCTGTAGCATACTCGAAAAGAAAGCAGCGTCCCTCTCCAAATCCCTTAAAGAAGTCAAATGGGCGATATTGTCATAAGATACTTTGCATGCTGACTTCTTGGGCAATTCAAGTTAATACTGCACCACAGTTTGCACATTTAGTCTGGTCTGCTTTATTTCTAGCATCACAATACTTACAAAATATCATCGCTGGAATAGTCCCCCTAGCGAGAGCCTCTTGTGCCAATCGTTTCTTCTCCTGTCGTGCTTCTGTTAGAAGTTTTTGGATTTCTTCCTTGACTTCCTCAATTCGTTTTCCCTTAACCTTACCTACTGTGTATTCGCCCTCTTGCGTTCCGAGGTCTACAACAATTCTGAGTGCTAAGATTCCAATCACACTAATCCTCCTAAGTAGAAGACCAGTAATTTGTTCGAGAGGAACCTTTGCCCTTTGACCAAACCTCGAAACGAAAAGTCCTGCCTTTTCTATGAATATCATATTGTCATTAGTAAATACAAGAAGACCTTTAAGATCCAACTTAAATCTCTCGCTTGGAAGCAGAACTGGTGGTGCGAAACTACAGACATATTGTAATTCAATCTCCTCTCCTTCCACTAATCCGAGACAACCTATGCATGCTTTATACTCTGAATCCTTCATTCCTTGCATTGAAATTTTTTCCTCCTTTCGGTATCTTTTGAGCAATTAGGCTCTTCTTTTTTCCTCATTTTCGCATGTGCTTCTTTAACAGATAATGCCGAGTCCACTTGGAATGGTCCTTGTATTTCTACTATTCGTTGTGTAACACCCAAGAAGTTGGAATCATCATCCACATACAAAACGTGAATATGACTATCTTTACCCGTCTTTTTATAATCACTTATTGGCGAATCAAGATTAACTTTGGTCAACTAACATGCCTAGTCCAGATTAAAAGACCATGTGTTATGTCGTAGATTTCTATGTTTCCATAGCTCGAGGTTTCCGGCGAAACGTGGTCTATATGGTCCTCCAACACTACTAGGGGGTGTAACGACCTTCCCTTAACGAATCCGATAACGTCGCCGATTTCATCTATGTAGACCTTGCCTAAGCCAAACTCGTTCAAGAGATCCCTAATAAAGAAGGCTATTTCTTTCTCCTCTCCAGATAAGCCAGGGAGCTGAATAAATCTTCGGGTGTAGTGGATTACGTCTTTCACGATGGTTACCTCCGAAAAGTGTTCTTACTCCCCAGCAATTTACCTTCCAGTTTCCATATTTTAGCCTTGTTAGCATGAAACATTCCAATTAAAAGAAAAGCTCTTGGAATGTCTATTGGAGCGCGTGTTAGTTTCATATCGTTTTAAGAAGGCTCGCGGAGATCAAGGCCAGAAAAGAGAATATGGCCATCACGAAGAAGCTCGGAAACTCGGGGAAAACGTCTCTCGCTTAGCTCGTTAAAAGGGGTCCCAGTAAAACTTCTATGTTGTTGAATGTGAGCAGGACCCCAAAACCCAGTCCCGCTCTTTTTGGGGCGAGTATCTGCGACGGCAAGGAAAAGAGATTGAAGGTTAGAAATGACGCCGCAATGGCAAGCGAGAGCACCAGCAAAAGCAAAAGGGGCAGAGACAGATAGGGGATGAACAAGAGGGAGACGGCTATCCCAACAGAAGAAGTCACAATAAAAACTTTTGCAGCGTGCCTGGAAGATATATCAAACCTGACCAAAGCCATGAAATGTACATAATGCGCACGCATCAGCCAGAGGGAGCAGGATACGCTCCTAAGCAAGAGATTAGCGCGTGTTTTTCATAACAAAAAAGGGAAAGACGATAATCTTGTCTCTTTCATATAGAGTATCCATGAACCGCGCACATGCACTACATAATTGCTGCCATTATCGCTTTCTGGGCGTGCAGTCTATTACCTGCTTCGTCGAAGGCAACGCTTTGGGGTCCATCGATTACTTCGTCCGTTACTTCCATCCCTCTGTCCGCTGGAAGGCAGTGCATGTAGATGGCTTTTTGAGTTAAGTCCATTTTTTCCTGATCGCATATCCAGCCTTTATTCTTTTTTGCAAATTCCAGAGCTAGTTGTTTGTCAGGTTGCTTCGGGCCACCCCATGGACCAGGAAGAGCAGCTCTGGCAGTCCAGCTTTTGGGATAAACAACATGTGCGCCCTCAAAGGCTTCCTCCATGTTGTCAGCTTCTTCGAAGCTGCCACCGTATCGGTCTGCGTTTTCCTTGCTCCACTCTATTATTTTGTCATCTAATTCAAAACCTTTGGGTCGAACGAATGTTACATCCATACCCATTTTTGTGGCTATAAGAACGCAACTTTGGGGCACTGCGAGAGGCTTCAGACCCTCGCTGAAAGCCCAAGACATGACAAATTTCTTTCCTTGAAATTTGCCAATATGCTCGTCAATGGTCTGGATGTCAGCCATTTCTTGGCATGGGTGATAAACGTCATCCTCCATGTTGATGACTGGAATATTAGCCCATTTTGCGAACTCTTCGTTAGTGCGATGGCCACGCCCATAAAGCCACTTGGCAGCATCGCCGTAAATCCTTATGGCAATCGCGTCTCCCATTTCGTCGAGGACTCGTGCAACATCGGCAATCCGTTCCGTTTTGTAAGCTTCTTCGTCTTCAGGCAGTGTAGGAATATAGATGTCTTGCGGAGAAAGGAAATGAGCGTGACCTCCTAGTTGTGTCATACCGGCTTCAAAACTGTTTCGAGTTCGGAGAGATCGGTTGAAAAAGATCATGAAAAGCGTTCGATCTGGAAGAATTCCGGCGGTGGACTTTCGTGCTTTGTAATTCTGCTTCAACTCCCTCGCGGCTGAAATGAGAAGTTTTAGATCTTCTTGGCTCCATGACTGGGTCTCAAGCCAATCTCTTCCCTTGAAAGATCCAATATATGATTTCATTTTGATTCACCTTGGATTCAGAGAAACAGCAGGTAGATTTAAAAGTTTTATCTTTTCAGAATGCGCGCTTCAAATGTCCTTAGGATTGAGCTATGATGAGCGAGCGACTAACAAGCGAGCTTCCTGAACATTCCCAAACGCACACTAATCAGAGATAACTATTTAAAGACGTCAGGATGTGTAAAAGCAACTTCGAACGGATGAGGGTACATAATTGATAGACCTCACAGTTAATGGAGATCAGCTCAGGAGAACAGTGCAAAGATGTAGAGACAGAAACATAGTGATTCCTACATTTGCTCAGCTGAAGAATCCCAGAACCGTGTCAAATCGAATCAAGGAACAGCTTAAGGATATTGGGCTTTGGGATGTCGTTCCTCAGAACTTGTTCAGAATCACTTGGAAGAACGAGCCCATACCCAAAGGTGGTCTTTTTAAATCCATGCCTAACTATATAGAGTTACCGCCGGAACTTACCGGCGTTGAAGCACGTATAATCGCCCTGATAGGGAAGTGGTTTCCGACAGGATCACACAAAGTAGGTGCGACTTTTGGTTGCCTAGTTCCTCCACTTGTCACTGGTCAGTTTGATCCTACAAGACACAAAGCAGTCTGGCCCAGTACTGGAAATTACTGCAGAGGAGGTGCCTACGATGCGGCACTTCTCGGTTGCGATAGCATTGCGATTCTTCCTGAGCAAATGTCTCAGGAACGTTTCGAATGGCTAAGGACTGTGGCTGGTGAAATAATTGCTACATCCGGAAGCGAGAGCAATGTGAAGGAGATCTATGACAAGGTGTGGGAACTTAAGAGATCTCGAAAAGACATATTCGTGTTCAATCAGTTTAGCGAGTTCGGCAATTACCTATTCCACTACGACGTCACAGGACACGCGATAGAGGAGGTTCTCAAAAAAGAGCTTGGAAGAGGCCAATTTCGAGGGATCTGCCTTACGACGGGATCAGCAGGCACAATTGCATGCGGTGACTACCTGAAGCAGAAATATCCAACTTCAAAAATCGCTGCTGGCGAAGCTCTTCAGTGTCCGACACTACTGCTCAATGGATATGGGGTTCATAGAATCGAAGGCATCGGAGACAAGCATGTTCCCTGGATTCACAATGTAAGAAACACCGATGTAGCTATTGGAATTGATGACAATGACGCGATCAATTTGATGCGGTTGTTCAATGATCCAGCAGGACATAGGTATCTAACAAACGAGGCCGGCGTTCCCGATGAGCTTGTTTCTAAGCTCAACCTACTTGGCATTTCCAGCATAGCCAATGTGCTCATGTCAATCAAGTTCGCAAAATACTACGAACTTACGCACAAAGATACTCTAGTGACACTGTTCACAGACTCAATGGAGCTGTATCAGTCCCGGCTACGAGAAGCGCAGGAACGAAACGGCGAATACAGTAAGAAAGATGCAATCAGGGATTTCCACAGAAATTTAATGGCCATAAAGACTGATTCGATGATGGAACTTGCTCATTATGACCGGAAGCGAATACATCACCTCAAGTACTTCACATGGATCGAACAGCAAATGTTCAATTTCAATGAACTAAACCGCCAATGGTATGACTATGAGTCGTATTGGAGTGAAATTCAGAAACTGACACCTAGAATAGATGAACTGATTGTGCAGTTCAATGAGAAAGTCGGTCTGCTATGAAATGGTTAAGAGAAAGTGACTGATCCCTATAGCCTTTCGCTAAAAGGCTGAAGTGCACTCGATGCACAAGCAGAGTGTTCGCTGAAGCAAGAACCCCTCTTGTGGGCTAGAAATGAAACTGGAAGGTTGGGCATCTGTTGCCGCTCAAGTGTACAATCAGTCTACTGATAAAGAGTCATCATCACGTCCAATTCCTGGCGTTCCAGCGTCCATTTTGGACTCGTAGATATGTTTTTAAGTTATCTTCAGAAATACCGTGATGTACAGACTTGAGTCGACTTCCGAAGCGTGGTGCACAAAGTCGATGATTAGCAGTGGCCGCTTACGGTGGAAGAGATTGGTGTTGTGAAAAGCTTCCGTGCGCGCGTGGCAAGTAGGAACACCCTGTGAGAAACAGCTGAAAGGTTGGTGTTGTGATGTCTTTCGTTACAAAAATGCGATGTGCTCGCTGTGGGCGAGAGTATTCTGTTGATGAAAAGGTTTGCATGTGTTTAAATAAGGATAGGGGTCGTCTTGACCTTTCCTACGATTACTCCGCCCTAACTGAAAAGGTCAGCAAGGAAATCCTGTCAAGAAGAGCTCCTGGCGTTTGGAAATATCACGAGTTTCTTCCTGTTCGTCACAAGAAGAATATTGTTGACCTAGAAGCTGGCGGAACACCTCTTATTAGATCAATCAATCTTGCTGAGAAGATTGGATTGAGGAATCTATACTTGAAGGATGAAACTCGCAGCCCTACTGGATCATTCAAAGATCGTTCTATGACCGTTGGAGTATCAAAAGCCGTGGAATTCGGAGCCACTACGACAGCAACAGCTTCGAGTGGAAACGCGGCTGCAGCATTGGCTGCCCACTCTGCAAAAGCAAGGCTCACATGTTATGCATTCGTCCTTGAATCAGCTCCTGAGGTCAAATTAGCTCAAATTCGTCTATATGGAGCAAACGTCGTGCGAGTGAAAGCGGAAGAAGAGGGCAAGGACCCAACGGTGCAAATGCTTTCGATGGTTGTTGAAAAATATGGATGGTACCCGTGTCCCAGTTTCGGGCCTTTCAATCCATATCAGGTTGAGGGCCCCAAAACAATGGCCTACGAAATTGTCGAGCAATTGAATTGGAGTGCCCCAGACTGGGTTATCGTGCCCACTGGTTCAGGCTGTCTCCTTGCTGGCGTCTGGAAGGGTTTCAAGGATTTCCGTAGTCTCGATTTCTCTCACTCTTCACCGAGGTTAGTCGCTGTCCAACCTGAAGGGTGCGCCCCACTGGTAAGAGCTTTCAGGCAAAACAAGTCGTCTTTCGAAATAGAGCCTTGGGGTCGCCCTACAACGATTGCCGGAGGGCTTTCGGATGTTTTTCCCTGGGACGGAGATGCAGCTTTGACTGCTACTAGGGAAACGGATGGAAGTGTTGAGGCGGTTTCCGATAAGGAGATACTTGAGGCACAAAAGCTCCTGGCCTCAACTGAAGGCATATTTGCTGAACCGACAGGCGTAGCCTCTCTTGCGGGCCTTATCAAACTCGTCAGGGAAGGAGTTGTCAAGAGAGACGAAAGCATCGTTGTCTTGATTACTGGAAATGGATTGAAGGACCCGGACACAGCGGCCGGTCAATTCAAGCAGTTCCCAACAATAAGCCCTAATCTTGAGCTATTTGAAGCTTCAGTTCAAGTCTAGCCTTGGTGCGCCTATGTTTGGGAACGAGTTGATCACCTGAATGCCTTGCCTCTGGATCCGGATTGAACCTTCCGAACTGTATCACTAAAATCAACAGTGAGGGATTTTAGTATCCTGCCAAGCTATTAAATGGTGATCGCCATATGGACCTGTATGGAAGGGATCTGATTACAACCCAAGATTGGAGCATTGACGAATTAATAGCGACAATGAAGCTTGCTGAAAAGCTTAAGGATATAAGAAGGAAAGGGAAACTTCCGCCCAAAGTTCTTGAGAGAAAGAATTTCTTCATGGTGTTTTGGGCTCCTTCGACTAGGACAAGAGGGGCGTTTGAGGCTGGGATGAGTCTTCTCGGTGGACATGCCCCATACATTGATGCAATGACCTCTAGGCTTAGGACCGAAGAAGCCTTAAAAGACGTCATCCAAATATATGAAATATATGGAGATGGAATTGGAGTAAGAGTATTAAACGAAGCCATCGACTTCATTTATGGCAAGGGACGAAGAATTGTTGAACAGTTTGCCAAAATTGCAAAAGTCCCAGTAATCAATATGGCTTGCTGTACATATCATCCAACTCAAGCCATGGGGGACATTATGACTGTGAATAACAAAATAGGAAGCCTCAGAGGGAAGAAGTATGCCATAATGTGGGCTTACTCCAGCAAGCTGCGGGGAAGGTGCAGTATACAGGAAGAGGTGCTCATCGCAACGAGATTTGGCATGGATGTAGTACTTGCTTACCCGCCAAGATTTGATATTGATCCGAAAATCGTTGAAATGGCAAAGAAGAACGCCAAAGACAGTGGTGGCAGCTTTCAGACAAGTCACAATTTCAAACAAGCGCTCAATACCGCAAACGTCGTTTTCCCTAGAAGCTGGGTTACTTCCGAACTAAGTGAAGTCGGCGCGACTGCTTTCGGCACGGACAACGAGATAATGATTCACAACAAGTATAAGAATTGGAGGTTGGAGCAGAGTCATGTTAATGATCTAATGGGCAAGTCG harbors:
- a CDS encoding N-acetylornithine carbamoyltransferase, with protein sequence MKSYIGSFKGRDWLETQSWSQEDLKLLISAARELKQNYKARKSTAGILPDRTLFMIFFNRSLRTRNSFEAGMTQLGGHAHFLSPQDIYIPTLPEDEEAYKTERIADVARVLDEMGDAIAIRIYGDAAKWLYGRGHRTNEEFAKWANIPVINMEDDVYHPCQEMADIQTIDEHIGKFQGKKFVMSWAFSEGLKPLAVPQSCVLIATKMGMDVTFVRPKGFELDDKIIEWSKENADRYGGSFEEADNMEEAFEGAHVVYPKSWTARAALPGPWGGPKQPDKQLALEFAKKNKGWICDQEKMDLTQKAIYMHCLPADRGMEVTDEVIDGPQSVAFDEAGNRLHAQKAIMAAIM
- a CDS encoding pyridoxal-phosphate dependent enzyme encodes the protein MIDLTVNGDQLRRTVQRCRDRNIVIPTFAQLKNPRTVSNRIKEQLKDIGLWDVVPQNLFRITWKNEPIPKGGLFKSMPNYIELPPELTGVEARIIALIGKWFPTGSHKVGATFGCLVPPLVTGQFDPTRHKAVWPSTGNYCRGGAYDAALLGCDSIAILPEQMSQERFEWLRTVAGEIIATSGSESNVKEIYDKVWELKRSRKDIFVFNQFSEFGNYLFHYDVTGHAIEEVLKKELGRGQFRGICLTTGSAGTIACGDYLKQKYPTSKIAAGEALQCPTLLLNGYGVHRIEGIGDKHVPWIHNVRNTDVAIGIDDNDAINLMRLFNDPAGHRYLTNEAGVPDELVSKLNLLGISSIANVLMSIKFAKYYELTHKDTLVTLFTDSMELYQSRLREAQERNGEYSKKDAIRDFHRNLMAIKTDSMMELAHYDRKRIHHLKYFTWIEQQMFNFNELNRQWYDYESYWSEIQKLTPRIDELIVQFNEKVGLL
- a CDS encoding threonine synthase, with the protein product MSFVTKMRCARCGREYSVDEKVCMCLNKDRGRLDLSYDYSALTEKVSKEILSRRAPGVWKYHEFLPVRHKKNIVDLEAGGTPLIRSINLAEKIGLRNLYLKDETRSPTGSFKDRSMTVGVSKAVEFGATTTATASSGNAAAALAAHSAKARLTCYAFVLESAPEVKLAQIRLYGANVVRVKAEEEGKDPTVQMLSMVVEKYGWYPCPSFGPFNPYQVEGPKTMAYEIVEQLNWSAPDWVIVPTGSGCLLAGVWKGFKDFRSLDFSHSSPRLVAVQPEGCAPLVRAFRQNKSSFEIEPWGRPTTIAGGLSDVFPWDGDAALTATRETDGSVEAVSDKEILEAQKLLASTEGIFAEPTGVASLAGLIKLVREGVVKRDESIVVLITGNGLKDPDTAAGQFKQFPTISPNLELFEASVQV
- a CDS encoding ornithine carbamoyltransferase — encoded protein: MDLYGRDLITTQDWSIDELIATMKLAEKLKDIRRKGKLPPKVLERKNFFMVFWAPSTRTRGAFEAGMSLLGGHAPYIDAMTSRLRTEEALKDVIQIYEIYGDGIGVRVLNEAIDFIYGKGRRIVEQFAKIAKVPVINMACCTYHPTQAMGDIMTVNNKIGSLRGKKYAIMWAYSSKLRGRCSIQEEVLIATRFGMDVVLAYPPRFDIDPKIVEMAKKNAKDSGGSFQTSHNFKQALNTANVVFPRSWVTSELSEVGATAFGTDNEIMIHNKYKNWRLEQSHVNDLMGKSAIATHVLPVFRGEEVTDEVIDGPNSVIYEQAEDNFYAKMAVLSLTMSKEAML